In a single window of the Tigriopus californicus strain San Diego chromosome 2, Tcal_SD_v2.1, whole genome shotgun sequence genome:
- the LOC131892837 gene encoding ribonuclease kappa-like isoform X1: protein MIGEIRRIRARPLNWAKINVFKRIRRCFRCPMPSIHPRVDFIRSSKVSMRVCGPKLSICGLCLSIWGMLQLVFMSLALHSRSVAFVEDIPDPGPDVETQEQYLAHMERNYDLLAHNCGVAASLYLVTFLVSLHQYWMNSKASPTGYQRYH, encoded by the exons ATGATTGGTGAAATCCGGAGAATTCGAGCCAGACCATTGAATTGGGCTAAAATTAACGTTTTCAAGCGGATCCGACGCTGTTTTCGC TGCCCCATGCCGTCCATTCACCCTCGAGTGGATTTTATCCGCTCCTCTAAGGTCTCCATGCGGGTATGCGGGCCCAAGTTGTCCATCTGCGGCCTTTGTCTAAGTATATGGGGCATGTTGCAGCTAGTGTTCATGTCACTGGCTTTGCACAGCCGCAGTGTGGCCTTTGTCGAGGATATTCCTGATCCTGGACCGGACGTGGAG ACGCAAGAGCAATATCTTGCTCACATGGAAAGGAATTACGATCTTTTGGCGCACAATTGTGGAGTGGCTGCATCTCTTTACCTGGTCACGTTTTTGGTGTCCTTGCATCAGTATTGGATGAATAGCAAAGCTTCGCCCACGGGATATCAGCGGTATCATTAG
- the LOC131892837 gene encoding ribonuclease kappa-like isoform X2 produces MPSIHPRVDFIRSSKVSMRVCGPKLSICGLCLSIWGMLQLVFMSLALHSRSVAFVEDIPDPGPDVETQEQYLAHMERNYDLLAHNCGVAASLYLVTFLVSLHQYWMNSKASPTGYQRYH; encoded by the exons ATGCCGTCCATTCACCCTCGAGTGGATTTTATCCGCTCCTCTAAGGTCTCCATGCGGGTATGCGGGCCCAAGTTGTCCATCTGCGGCCTTTGTCTAAGTATATGGGGCATGTTGCAGCTAGTGTTCATGTCACTGGCTTTGCACAGCCGCAGTGTGGCCTTTGTCGAGGATATTCCTGATCCTGGACCGGACGTGGAG ACGCAAGAGCAATATCTTGCTCACATGGAAAGGAATTACGATCTTTTGGCGCACAATTGTGGAGTGGCTGCATCTCTTTACCTGGTCACGTTTTTGGTGTCCTTGCATCAGTATTGGATGAATAGCAAAGCTTCGCCCACGGGATATCAGCGGTATCATTAG
- the LOC131877082 gene encoding polyadenylate-binding protein-interacting protein 1-like: MNNGGNPAGYGRGITSGPPPTGDMGAANGRELRRPHQGGGGVNVNDLSRNMRQMDPFNYNNGSGVPSVPRPSADGWSSGNNEYDQNYDAVPAHHRAQYQTGPGVPAAYGYQHAQRHHTPAQARLNVTANEFRPKSLSASAAEFVPRNMARNTSHWAAVQQQQHMYLDPLEEVRGGVGVLVYSPAKIDQIAEHLTNVLSAVAHDVQTLQSCVDLMVETCLVEHNFRYTGARLLDALSVGVVDQSGTQPVRTVLLSKCQSLREQHTNLKPDRRRQFILFMGDLFLHFGIYVGDHKQRMPLLGLAVIDLLTTLLSVENRKDKDNLKCVSQTLKMCGARLEEEEANSNANKDGASKTPKLDELMAVVEEVGSSPPPPGMSIYIIEMMSILVQLRKDNWGQDSNGGGGEERFQDNAYRSDYNHFQHNHPSTNSGSSFGDESALTKEELRFMAEQMGEPFEDDAGEDTEPEMDPEIQSAFDEFLESQGQKRS; the protein is encoded by the exons ATGAATAACGGCGGTAATCCGGCGGGATATGGGCGGGGTATTACTAGTGGACCCCCGCCCACCGGTGACATGGGGGCGGCGAATGGCCGGGAACTCCGACGACCGCATCAAGGTGGCGGTGGAGTGAATGTCAATGATCTGTCCCGGAACATGAGGCAAATGGATCCCTTCAATTATAATAACG GTTCGGGTGTGCCTTCCGTGCCACGCCCCAGTGCGGATGGGTGGTCTTCGGGCAACAACGAATACGATCAGAATTACGACGCCGTGCCCGCTCATCACCGAGCCCAATATCAGACCGGTCCGGGCGTACCCGCCGCCTACGGCTACCAGCACGCCCAACGGCATCATACCCCCGCTCAAGCCCGACTCAACGTGACGGCCAATGAGTTCAG GCCCAAGAGTCTGAGTGCTTCCGCGGCGGAATTTGTGCCCCGGAATATGGCGCGGAATACGTCGCATTGGGCCGCTgttcaacagcaacaacataTGTATCTCGATCCGTTGGAGGAGGTTCGCGGTGGGGTGGGCGTGTTGGTGTATTCTCCGGCCAAAATCGACCAGATTGCGGAACATTTGACCAATGTCTTGTCCGCCGTGGCCCACGATGTTCAGACCCTTCAG AGTTGTGTCGATTTGATGGTGGAGACTTGTCTCGTGGAGCATAATTTCCGATATACCGGTGCTCGATTACTGGACGCCCTCTCTGTGGGTGTGGTGGATCAATCTGGAACCCAACCCGTCAGAACCGTCCTTCTTTCCAA ATGTCAGAGTCTGAGAGAGCAGCACACGAATCTGAAGCCGGATCGTAGGCGACAGTTCATTCTGTTCATGGGGGACCTCTTTCTGCATTTCGGAATCTACGTGGGAGATCACAAGCAACGGATGCCCTTGTTGGGTCTGGCCGTGATTGACCTACTCACCACTCTCCTGTCCGTGGAGAATCGCAAGGATAAAGACAATCTCAAGTGTGTCTCGCAAACTCTCAAG ATGTGTGGCGCTCGCTTAGAAGAGGAGGAAGCCAATTCCAATGCCAACAAGGATGGCGCTTCCAAGACGCCCAAGTTGGACGAGCTCATGGCCGTGGTTGAGGAAGTCGGCTCATCGCCACCTCCTCCGGGCATGTCCATCTACATCATAGAGATGATGAGTATCTTGGTCCAACTGAGAAAAGACAACTGGGGCCAAGACTCGAATGGCGGTGGAGGTGAAGAGCGGTTCCAAGACAATGCCTACCGATCGGACTATAACCACTTCCAGCACAACCATCCTTCCACAAACTCG GGTTCGAGCTTCGGGGATGAGAGCGCACTAACCAAGGAGGAACTCAGATTCATGGCCGAACAAATGGGTGAGCCCTTTGAAGACGATGCTGGGGAAGACACGGAGCCAGAAATGGATCCCGAGATCCAGTCCGCGTTCGACGAATTCCTTGAATCTCAGGGCCAAAAGCGTTCCTAG